The Flavobacterium piscisymbiosum genome includes a region encoding these proteins:
- the porU gene encoding type IX secretion system sortase PorU, translating into MKQALFLYLFLIPFISFSQVNGSFTLDWQNKKEMSFGESKIKIPYFSGGSFRYDTTKKNITLLLNLKESGSANNNSVQITNIIYESVSTNELGDLSLENIPEKPNETLKTTNSRDQKQTFLSLSPIIKEGNSYKRIRSFSYSISNSSTSTNSNSSTFQKSNLVYNSVLASGGWYRFYIEKSGVYKISKSFLQSLGFDPSKVDPRRIKIYGNGGKMLPLSNSTYYPDDLTENAIQITGESDGVFNNEDYILFYGEGVENWSTESQTNLNLYSTKSYYYVTVAGSDGKRIQNFNPPTGNSTLELNTFDDYQFHEIDKTNIAHLGRQWFGEAFDINQEQEFEFNFPNLETSIPVKIELNAASAAFTPTSFAVAANGQNIGTINFQALVSNSELKFYTQKLASNSSFTGTENIKIKLTYNNNGVPGSKGYLDYINLIAKRKLIGIGKQFKFQYDLAGATGGIVNYTISNAAGITQIWDITDLYNVSKTDNSNQASFSFKANLREIRKYIAIDPADYYTPLKENQSKIVNQNLKGTLFKNVQNSFQDIDYVIVTPKFLVSQAEKLANFHRTYSNLNVKVIALENIYQEFSSGKQDIAAIRNCIRYIYDNASSSDKKIKYLNLFGDASFDYKDRITNNNNIVPIYQSVISNSTGEASFASDDFYGLMDNNEGVVVSPFGGIDIAVGRMLVSDNAQAGEMVNKVLEYHDVKSYGNWRNNIVMVSDDSDQTSDATLQFHQNNLADNISTQKPFLNVDKIILDAYTQEASAGGSRYPKARTDLFNAFEKGALIFNYLGHGGEDGLASERIWEKSDGQNLNNQYKYPLFITITCEFSRFDDPTRPTAGEYTFWNPRGGAISMLTTIRAIGQFNAEDFNDSLSKNLLSYGSNQYTSIAEALRISKNENPSSASNVIFYIGDPALMLAVPKPRINLTKVNDVVISQSIPDFKSLAKIKISGEITDENNNLLSNYNGELATAIFDKLITTTTLNNDGYSPAMSFKILGETIFRGNASVTNGQFEFSFVVPRDIRVPVDYGRISFYSKKNQALENQTGYNTTIKIGGINENAPQDNISPKVKLYMNDETFVSGGITNESPFLLAFLEDENGINTASGIGHDIVAILDGDVSNPYILNDYYQTKLDDYTNGNLRFPLRNLAPGMHTISFTAWDVYNNPVTSEIQFVVVGDESLTLSHVLNYPNPFSTYTQFWFSHNRPYEPLDVQVQVMTITGKVVWTKNQIVTTEGFLSREITWDGKDDFGDRIGKGVYIYKLTVRSNLTNKKAEKYEKLVIL; encoded by the coding sequence ATGAAACAAGCCCTATTCTTATATCTTTTTTTGATTCCGTTCATCTCATTTTCTCAGGTAAATGGGAGCTTTACGCTAGATTGGCAAAATAAAAAAGAGATGAGTTTTGGCGAATCAAAAATAAAAATCCCATACTTTTCAGGAGGCAGTTTTAGATACGATACTACTAAAAAAAACATAACCTTGCTACTTAACCTGAAAGAATCAGGTTCTGCAAACAATAATTCGGTACAAATCACAAACATTATATACGAATCTGTTTCAACTAACGAATTAGGTGACTTATCTCTTGAAAACATTCCCGAAAAACCAAATGAAACGTTAAAAACAACTAACTCCAGAGATCAAAAGCAAACTTTCCTTTCCTTATCACCTATAATAAAAGAAGGAAACAGCTACAAACGAATAAGATCATTTTCTTATTCTATAAGTAATAGCTCGACATCAACAAATAGCAATTCTTCTACTTTTCAAAAATCAAACTTGGTTTACAATTCAGTTTTGGCTTCCGGAGGCTGGTATCGTTTTTATATCGAAAAATCTGGCGTTTATAAAATTTCAAAATCTTTTTTGCAAAGTCTTGGTTTTGACCCGTCAAAAGTTGACCCAAGAAGAATTAAAATTTATGGAAACGGAGGAAAAATGCTTCCCTTGTCCAACAGCACGTACTATCCAGACGATTTAACAGAAAATGCTATTCAGATTACAGGAGAAAGTGACGGCGTTTTCAACAACGAAGATTACATTCTTTTTTATGGTGAAGGAGTAGAAAACTGGAGCACCGAAAGCCAGACCAACCTAAATCTATACAGTACAAAGTCGTATTATTATGTTACCGTAGCCGGAAGCGACGGAAAACGCATTCAGAATTTCAATCCGCCAACAGGAAACAGCACTTTAGAACTAAATACTTTTGACGACTATCAATTTCATGAAATCGACAAAACAAATATTGCTCATCTCGGTCGCCAATGGTTTGGAGAAGCATTTGACATTAACCAGGAACAGGAATTCGAATTCAACTTTCCAAATCTTGAAACTTCAATACCTGTAAAAATAGAATTAAATGCAGCTTCGGCAGCTTTTACTCCTACTTCATTTGCTGTTGCTGCCAACGGACAAAATATTGGCACAATTAATTTTCAGGCATTAGTTTCTAATTCTGAACTAAAATTTTACACCCAAAAATTAGCTTCTAATAGTTCATTTACCGGAACAGAAAACATAAAAATAAAACTTACCTATAATAATAATGGTGTTCCGGGATCAAAAGGCTACTTGGATTACATCAATTTAATTGCCAAAAGAAAATTAATAGGCATTGGCAAACAATTTAAATTTCAATACGATCTCGCAGGTGCAACAGGAGGAATTGTAAATTACACTATAAGCAATGCTGCAGGTATTACTCAAATTTGGGATATCACAGACCTATATAATGTATCAAAAACTGATAACTCAAATCAAGCCTCTTTTAGTTTTAAAGCCAATTTGCGAGAAATTAGAAAATACATCGCCATTGATCCTGCTGATTACTATACTCCTTTAAAAGAAAACCAATCAAAAATTGTCAATCAAAACTTAAAAGGAACATTATTTAAAAATGTCCAAAACAGCTTTCAGGATATTGACTATGTAATTGTTACTCCTAAGTTTTTAGTTTCTCAAGCCGAAAAACTAGCGAATTTTCACAGAACATATTCTAATTTAAATGTAAAAGTAATCGCCTTAGAGAATATCTATCAGGAATTTTCTTCAGGAAAACAAGATATCGCGGCCATTAGAAATTGCATCAGATACATTTACGACAACGCATCATCTTCAGATAAAAAAATAAAATACCTGAATTTATTCGGAGATGCTTCCTTCGATTATAAAGACAGAATTACAAATAACAATAACATTGTACCTATATATCAATCCGTAATTAGCAACTCGACCGGAGAAGCTTCATTTGCATCTGATGATTTTTACGGTTTAATGGACAATAATGAAGGAGTAGTGGTTTCGCCTTTTGGCGGAATTGACATTGCTGTTGGCAGAATGTTAGTATCAGATAATGCACAAGCAGGCGAAATGGTCAATAAAGTTTTAGAATACCATGACGTTAAATCATACGGAAATTGGCGAAATAATATCGTTATGGTGAGCGATGATTCTGATCAGACTTCAGATGCAACATTACAATTTCATCAAAACAATCTGGCTGACAACATCTCCACCCAGAAACCTTTTTTGAATGTTGACAAAATCATTCTGGATGCGTACACTCAGGAAGCTTCCGCCGGCGGATCAAGATATCCTAAAGCCAGAACCGATTTATTTAATGCTTTCGAAAAAGGCGCTTTAATTTTTAATTATTTAGGCCACGGTGGCGAAGATGGACTGGCAAGCGAACGTATCTGGGAAAAATCAGACGGACAAAATCTAAACAATCAATACAAATATCCTTTATTTATAACCATTACTTGTGAATTTTCAAGATTCGATGATCCAACAAGGCCAACAGCAGGAGAATATACTTTTTGGAATCCAAGAGGAGGGGCAATTTCTATGCTCACCACCATTCGCGCCATTGGACAATTTAATGCAGAAGATTTTAATGACAGCCTTAGCAAAAACCTGCTTTCGTACGGGTCTAATCAATATACAAGCATTGCCGAGGCACTCCGAATTTCTAAAAACGAGAACCCAAGTTCGGCAAGTAATGTTATTTTTTATATTGGAGACCCTGCTTTAATGTTAGCCGTTCCTAAACCGCGAATTAATTTAACAAAAGTAAACGATGTTGTGATTTCGCAATCAATTCCGGATTTTAAATCTTTGGCAAAAATTAAAATTTCAGGTGAGATTACCGATGAAAATAACAATCTTCTAAGCAATTATAATGGTGAATTAGCCACTGCAATTTTCGACAAATTAATTACAACAACAACCTTAAATAATGATGGTTATAGTCCTGCAATGTCATTTAAAATACTGGGAGAAACAATCTTTAGAGGAAATGCATCCGTAACCAATGGACAGTTCGAATTTAGCTTTGTTGTACCAAGAGATATACGCGTTCCGGTTGATTACGGCCGAATTAGTTTTTATTCGAAAAAAAATCAGGCTTTAGAAAACCAAACCGGCTACAATACCACCATTAAAATAGGAGGTATAAATGAAAATGCACCTCAGGACAATATAAGTCCAAAAGTTAAGTTATATATGAACGACGAAACTTTTGTATCTGGCGGAATTACAAACGAATCGCCATTTTTACTGGCGTTTCTGGAGGATGAAAATGGTATAAATACAGCAAGCGGAATCGGGCATGACATTGTAGCAATTCTGGACGGAGACGTTAGTAATCCCTATATCCTGAATGATTATTATCAAACCAAATTAGACGATTATACGAACGGAAATTTACGTTTCCCTTTAAGAAATTTAGCTCCGGGAATGCACACTATAAGCTTTACCGCATGGGATGTTTACAACAATCCGGTTACAAGCGAAATACAATTTGTAGTTGTTGGAGATGAATCACTAACACTAAGTCACGTTCTTAATTACCCTAATCCTTTTTCTACATATACCCAGTTTTGGTTTTCTCATAACAGACCCTACGAACCCTTAGACGTTCAGGTTCAGGTAATGACCATTACAGGAAAAGTAGTCTGGACAAAAAACCAGATTGTAACCACAGAAGGTTTTTTATCAAGAGAAATTACCTGGGACGGAAAAGACGATTTTGGTGACCGGATAGGAAAAGGTGTTTATATTTATAAACTGACCGTAAGATCTAATTTAACAAATAAAAAAGCAGAAAAATACGAAAAGCTTGTCATCTTATAA
- the gldJ gene encoding gliding motility lipoprotein GldJ, translating to MKVNKIVVLQLMMSMVLMLGTASCSKKSSSSQASRATGWDVDSQNGTAARNAGKKQQAGPGLVFVEGGTFTMGKVQDDVMHDWNNTPTQQHVQSFYMDETEVTNGMYLEYLEWLKKVFPPTEENYKNIYEGASPDTLVWRNRLGYNETMTNNYLRHPSYANYPVVGVNWIQAVEFAKWRTDRVNEAVLEKNGFLQKGAKTNDVTADNSFNTEAYLMSPSTARGGSEEIVLKKNPNGRRPKAGKDGVVPEEKNVYAQRSSGIILPEYRLPTEAEWEYAAAADVGQREYNIYKGQKKYPWSGDYTRSNKRKNKGDQLANFKQGNGDYGGIAGWSDDGADITNAVKSYAPNDFGLYDMAGNVAEWVADVYRPIIDNEANDFNYFRGNQYAKNKIGKDGKIEIITKDNIQYKTLSNGKKVATNLPGEIAQVPVDENETYLRQNFSTSDNINYRDGDKQSSKYFDFGDPESGAKADQSMYNSPKHNVTTDSLGQMVRKYDNSSKRTTLIDDNVRVYKGGSWRDRAYWLDPAQRRYFPQDMATDYIGFRCAMSRVGAKAEKRKSPRN from the coding sequence ATGAAAGTAAACAAAATTGTAGTCTTGCAATTAATGATGTCAATGGTATTGATGTTGGGCACGGCTAGTTGTAGCAAAAAATCGAGTTCCAGTCAAGCTTCCAGAGCAACTGGTTGGGATGTAGATAGTCAGAATGGAACTGCTGCCAGAAATGCAGGAAAAAAACAACAGGCTGGTCCTGGTTTAGTTTTTGTTGAAGGAGGTACATTTACTATGGGTAAAGTACAAGATGATGTTATGCACGATTGGAATAACACACCTACTCAACAGCACGTTCAGTCATTCTACATGGATGAAACAGAGGTTACCAATGGTATGTACTTAGAATACCTGGAGTGGTTAAAGAAAGTTTTCCCTCCAACAGAAGAAAATTACAAAAATATTTACGAAGGAGCATCTCCTGATACATTAGTATGGAGAAATCGTTTAGGATACAACGAAACGATGACTAATAACTACTTGAGACATCCATCTTATGCAAACTACCCAGTAGTTGGTGTTAACTGGATTCAGGCTGTTGAGTTTGCTAAATGGAGAACTGACCGTGTAAACGAAGCAGTTTTAGAGAAAAATGGTTTCCTTCAAAAAGGTGCTAAAACAAACGATGTTACTGCTGATAATTCATTTAACACAGAGGCATACTTAATGTCTCCTAGTACTGCACGTGGTGGTAGCGAAGAGATTGTTTTAAAGAAAAATCCAAACGGAAGAAGACCTAAAGCAGGAAAAGATGGTGTAGTTCCAGAAGAAAAAAATGTGTACGCACAACGTTCTTCAGGTATTATATTGCCAGAATACAGACTTCCTACAGAGGCAGAATGGGAATATGCGGCTGCAGCTGATGTTGGACAAAGAGAATACAATATATATAAAGGACAAAAGAAATATCCTTGGTCCGGAGATTATACACGTTCTAACAAACGTAAAAACAAAGGAGATCAATTGGCTAACTTTAAACAAGGAAACGGTGATTACGGTGGAATTGCAGGTTGGTCTGATGATGGTGCAGATATTACAAATGCTGTAAAAAGCTATGCGCCTAACGATTTTGGATTATACGATATGGCTGGAAACGTAGCCGAATGGGTTGCCGATGTTTACAGACCTATTATTGATAATGAAGCGAATGATTTTAACTACTTTAGAGGAAATCAATATGCTAAAAACAAAATTGGTAAAGATGGTAAAATTGAAATTATCACTAAAGATAATATTCAATACAAAACTTTAAGCAACGGTAAAAAAGTAGCTACAAACCTACCAGGAGAAATTGCTCAGGTTCCTGTTGATGAAAATGAAACTTACTTGAGACAAAATTTCAGTACAAGTGATAACATCAACTATAGAGATGGTGATAAACAATCATCTAAATATTTTGACTTTGGTGATCCTGAGTCAGGAGCAAAAGCTGATCAGTCAATGTACAACTCTCCTAAGCATAATGTAACAACAGACAGTTTAGGTCAAATGGTTAGAAAGTATGACAACTCTAGTAAACGTACTACATTAATCGATGATAACGTAAGAGTTTACAAAGGTGGTTCTTGGAGAGACAGAGCATATTGGTTAGATCCTGCTCAAAGAAGATATTTCCCTCAGGATATGGCAACAGATTACATCGGATTTAGATGTGCTATGTCTAGAGTAGGTGCAAAAGCTGAAAAAAGAAAATCGCCTAGAAACTAA
- a CDS encoding UDP-N-acetylmuramoyl-tripeptide--D-alanyl-D-alanine ligase: MNIQDIHNLFLQCKSVSIDTRKIEKDSMFFAIKGENFDANTFAAKALELGALFVVVDNASYVIDQRTILVENSLETLQELAKFHRAYLKLPIIALTGSNGKTTTKELINVVIAKKYKTKATVGNLNNHIGVPLTLLSFAKETEIGIVEMGANHKKEIEFLCEIAQPDYGYITNFGKAHLEGFGGVQGVIEGKSEMYQYLAKNDKLVFVNLEDPIQIEKSAGIKSFTFGNNAAADLKIKSIKANPFVVIDYDNFSVESHLIGLYNANNINAAVAIGNYFKVEDQDIKQAIETYIPENNRSQLLRIGSNQIILDAYNANPSSMAVAITNFLQLENQNKVMILGDMFELGDESQQEHKLLVDSLLDQDKFICYLIGKSFYENKVAKDNIQFFETFDDFVEHLKTMHFDENTILVKGSRGMALERTLEYIK, encoded by the coding sequence ATGAATATTCAGGACATTCATAACTTGTTTTTGCAATGTAAATCGGTTTCAATTGATACAAGAAAAATTGAAAAAGATTCTATGTTTTTTGCTATCAAAGGCGAAAATTTTGATGCTAATACTTTTGCTGCAAAAGCACTGGAATTAGGAGCTTTGTTTGTTGTTGTTGACAATGCTTCGTATGTTATTGATCAAAGAACAATTCTTGTCGAAAACAGCTTAGAAACCTTGCAGGAACTGGCAAAATTTCACCGCGCTTATCTCAAATTGCCTATAATAGCATTAACAGGGAGTAATGGTAAAACGACAACTAAAGAATTGATTAATGTTGTTATTGCTAAGAAATACAAAACCAAAGCGACAGTCGGGAATTTAAACAATCATATTGGTGTTCCTTTGACTTTGCTGTCTTTCGCAAAAGAAACCGAAATTGGTATTGTTGAAATGGGAGCAAACCATAAAAAAGAAATTGAATTTTTATGCGAAATCGCCCAGCCGGACTATGGTTATATTACCAATTTTGGGAAAGCGCATCTTGAGGGTTTTGGTGGAGTTCAAGGTGTAATTGAAGGTAAGAGTGAAATGTATCAATATCTTGCGAAAAACGATAAATTGGTTTTTGTGAATCTTGAAGATCCTATCCAGATCGAAAAATCTGCGGGAATAAAATCATTTACTTTTGGAAATAATGCCGCTGCTGATTTAAAAATTAAAAGCATCAAAGCCAATCCTTTTGTAGTCATAGATTATGATAATTTTAGTGTAGAGTCGCATTTAATTGGGCTTTACAATGCTAATAATATCAATGCGGCAGTTGCTATAGGTAATTATTTTAAAGTAGAAGATCAGGATATAAAACAAGCTATAGAAACTTATATACCGGAGAATAATAGATCACAATTATTAAGAATTGGTTCTAATCAGATAATTCTTGATGCTTATAATGCTAATCCTAGTAGTATGGCAGTTGCAATAACTAATTTTTTACAACTCGAAAATCAAAATAAAGTAATGATTTTGGGTGATATGTTTGAGTTGGGAGATGAGAGTCAGCAAGAACATAAATTACTTGTAGATTCGTTATTAGATCAGGATAAATTTATTTGTTACCTGATTGGTAAATCATTTTATGAAAACAAGGTAGCTAAAGATAATATTCAGTTTTTTGAGACTTTTGATGATTTTGTAGAGCATCTTAAAACAATGCATTTTGATGAAAATACGATTCTCGTAAAAGGATCCAGAGGAATGGCATTAGAACGCACACTAGAATATATTAAATAA
- a CDS encoding triple tyrosine motif-containing protein has protein sequence MKLIKSYFIITFFTLFTITFFGQVKNIGLPDVRNYKRNEYKGGTQNWNIGQDKNGNLYFANNNGLLQFDGSSWRKYPLPNLTSVRCLKIDNSGKIFVGGYNEFGFFKPDNKGKLEYTSLSKKVDKNKIKIIDFIWKIHSLNNETIFQSFARAYILKNGKLSILKAPKRFQFSFVVNNKLYFQDVEKGILEYRNGKLYTLPNTSVLNNTEIWGMYALAKDKILIITLEKGLFTYENNTIKPWETEANNFVKKNNSLGGVTINKNFIVLNSVLDGVVICDFNGKIIQHVNRKKGLQNNTVLTSFIDNKNNLWLGLDNGIAYLNESSPFTYFGFSYDISTVYASAIHQGNLYVATNQGVFYHVWNNRFKEDVFKLVEGTTAQSWNVQVIDNELICSNNRGALSIQGGKVTRIIDSKGYFGFKSMPNHPGFFIGSNYDGFAIFQKTGNGLVFKNQILGFDKSSNSFELDESYLWLKKDESIYKMQLSNDLTRFISIKKINQLTPKYKNIGSLQKIDSKIYFQTNNHFYKFSKEQDLFYEDKKLSELFKNIPVINALSEDSQSNLWYAFDESLGVLMKENHHYKNVVAPFSNLTGNLVNSYLSVNTIDSKNIFIGLTDGLAHYDSELLNNFVTKPKAFIRSFSFPGDTIVLGNNQSKTENIRIPYSSNHVRFTFSSPTYENLENVQFSYQLEPFDEKWSNWSTISIKEYTNLREGEYKMKVKVRNSYGIQSEPAILSFIVSPPWYRHFLAFMFYFIFIIIAVYLISSRVKMKIRKNKYYETIEQRRLYLEKESKIRQEQFDLEKEIEKLKSDKLQIKILAKDKELVNNSLQVVKKNKILNGIIHKLKEIDVDALDDSTKFQVSKLNKSIVKEVNTDKSWKDLEKHIKNVHFEFLKRLKEKYPTISPRELDLSTYLLMNMSTKEIAEIMNISTGGVELARYRLRKKLGLNKKENLIGFLMSI, from the coding sequence ATGAAATTGATAAAATCATATTTTATTATTACTTTTTTTACATTATTCACAATTACATTTTTCGGACAGGTAAAAAACATTGGCCTTCCAGACGTAAGAAATTACAAACGAAACGAATATAAAGGAGGAACACAAAACTGGAATATTGGCCAGGATAAAAACGGAAACCTATATTTTGCAAATAATAACGGGCTATTACAATTCGACGGATCTTCCTGGCGAAAATATCCTTTACCTAATTTAACTTCTGTACGATGTTTAAAGATTGATAACTCAGGAAAAATCTTTGTTGGAGGATATAATGAATTTGGTTTTTTTAAACCTGATAATAAAGGAAAACTAGAATACACTTCTCTGTCTAAAAAGGTAGATAAGAACAAAATCAAAATCATCGATTTTATCTGGAAAATCCATTCTTTAAACAATGAGACTATTTTTCAATCTTTCGCAAGGGCTTATATCTTAAAAAACGGAAAACTATCGATCTTAAAAGCTCCTAAAAGATTTCAATTTTCATTTGTAGTAAATAATAAACTTTATTTTCAGGATGTCGAAAAAGGAATCCTAGAATATCGAAATGGTAAGCTATACACTTTACCCAACACCAGCGTCCTAAACAATACCGAGATATGGGGAATGTATGCTTTAGCAAAAGACAAAATCCTTATAATTACATTAGAAAAAGGATTATTCACCTATGAAAATAATACCATTAAGCCCTGGGAAACTGAGGCAAATAATTTCGTCAAAAAAAACAACTCATTAGGAGGTGTTACAATAAACAAAAACTTTATTGTTTTAAACTCAGTACTGGATGGCGTTGTCATTTGCGATTTTAATGGAAAAATCATTCAGCATGTAAACCGAAAAAAAGGACTGCAAAACAACACCGTCCTAACTTCTTTCATAGACAATAAAAACAATTTGTGGCTGGGACTGGATAATGGTATAGCATATTTAAACGAAAGCTCTCCATTTACCTACTTCGGATTTAGTTATGATATTAGTACCGTATACGCGTCTGCAATTCATCAGGGCAATCTTTACGTAGCAACAAATCAAGGTGTTTTTTACCACGTCTGGAACAATCGTTTTAAGGAAGATGTTTTTAAACTTGTTGAAGGAACCACTGCACAATCATGGAATGTTCAGGTAATCGACAATGAACTTATTTGCTCTAACAACAGAGGGGCATTATCTATACAAGGCGGAAAAGTGACACGTATCATAGATTCTAAAGGATACTTTGGTTTTAAAAGCATGCCAAATCATCCGGGCTTTTTTATTGGTTCTAATTACGACGGATTTGCTATTTTTCAAAAAACAGGAAATGGATTGGTATTTAAAAATCAAATCTTAGGTTTTGACAAATCATCTAATAGTTTTGAGCTCGATGAATCTTATTTATGGCTAAAAAAGGATGAATCTATCTATAAGATGCAACTAAGTAATGATTTGACAAGATTTATCTCCATCAAAAAGATAAACCAATTAACACCGAAATACAAAAACATTGGCAGCCTTCAAAAAATCGACAGCAAAATTTATTTCCAGACTAATAATCATTTTTACAAATTCTCAAAAGAACAGGATTTGTTTTATGAAGACAAAAAACTGTCGGAATTATTCAAAAATATTCCAGTAATAAATGCCCTAAGCGAAGATTCACAATCAAATTTATGGTATGCATTTGATGAATCTTTAGGAGTATTAATGAAAGAAAACCATCATTATAAAAATGTTGTTGCGCCGTTCTCTAACTTAACCGGTAATTTGGTAAATAGTTATTTATCAGTAAACACAATCGATTCAAAAAATATTTTCATCGGATTAACGGACGGGCTGGCACATTACGACTCTGAACTCTTAAACAACTTTGTAACCAAACCCAAAGCATTCATTAGAAGCTTTTCATTTCCGGGAGACACAATCGTTCTGGGGAACAATCAAAGTAAAACAGAAAACATTCGCATACCCTACTCTTCCAATCATGTACGCTTTACGTTTTCATCTCCTACCTATGAAAATCTCGAGAATGTACAATTCTCTTATCAGTTAGAACCATTCGACGAAAAATGGAGTAACTGGTCTACCATTTCTATTAAGGAATACACCAATTTAAGAGAAGGTGAATATAAAATGAAGGTAAAAGTCAGAAACAGTTACGGAATTCAATCTGAACCTGCAATACTTTCTTTTATAGTTTCTCCTCCATGGTACAGACACTTTTTAGCTTTTATGTTTTATTTTATATTTATCATAATAGCTGTCTACTTAATTTCAAGCAGGGTTAAAATGAAAATTCGTAAAAATAAATACTACGAAACTATCGAACAACGAAGACTGTATCTTGAAAAAGAATCAAAAATAAGACAGGAACAATTTGATCTTGAAAAAGAAATCGAAAAACTTAAAAGTGACAAACTTCAGATCAAGATTTTAGCAAAAGACAAAGAACTGGTAAACAATTCCTTGCAAGTAGTAAAGAAAAACAAAATACTAAACGGAATCATTCACAAACTAAAAGAAATTGATGTTGACGCACTTGACGATTCAACAAAATTTCAAGTGAGTAAATTGAATAAAAGCATTGTAAAAGAAGTAAACACAGACAAAAGCTGGAAAGATCTCGAAAAGCATATCAAAAACGTTCATTTTGAATTCTTGAAAAGATTAAAAGAGAAATACCCAACAATTTCGCCACGAGAACTCGATTTATCTACTTATTTATTAATGAATATGTCGACAAAAGAAATAGCCGAGATCATGAATATTTCAACGGGAGGAGTTGAGTTAGCCCGATACAGGTTAAGAAAAAAACTTGGTTTAAATAAAAAAGAAAACCTAATTGGTTTTTTAATGAGTATCTAA